A single region of the Streptomyces vilmorinianum genome encodes:
- a CDS encoding TerB family tellurite resistance protein, whose translation MRTSWNTVGDGEFFCEECGGDRNYRRRTGRRRFAVLGVPVLPRGHAGPVVECAACHTHFGTDVLDHPTTSRFSAMLRDAVHTVALAVLAAGGTSSRTAVDTAVSAVRAAGFDECTGLQLTDLVEALAADTGRFLPDAGSGGAALAIELHEALEPLAPHLVAAGRESILLQGARIALADGAYSPAERDVLNTVGNALALCADDTARLLATARTLL comes from the coding sequence ATGCGTACTTCCTGGAACACCGTCGGGGACGGAGAGTTCTTCTGCGAGGAGTGCGGCGGTGACCGCAACTACCGGCGCCGGACGGGCCGTCGGCGGTTCGCCGTCCTGGGCGTGCCGGTGCTGCCCCGCGGCCACGCCGGACCGGTCGTCGAATGCGCCGCCTGCCACACCCACTTCGGCACCGACGTCCTCGACCACCCGACCACGAGCCGCTTCTCCGCGATGCTGCGGGACGCCGTCCACACCGTCGCCCTCGCCGTCCTCGCGGCCGGCGGCACCTCCTCCCGTACGGCGGTGGACACCGCGGTCTCGGCGGTCCGCGCCGCCGGTTTCGACGAGTGCACCGGCCTCCAGCTCACCGACCTGGTCGAGGCGCTCGCGGCCGACACCGGCCGATTCCTGCCGGACGCGGGCAGCGGGGGCGCGGCCCTGGCCATCGAGCTCCACGAGGCCCTGGAGCCGCTCGCCCCGCACCTGGTCGCCGCCGGACGCGAGTCCATCCTGCTCCAGGGAGCCAGGATCGCCCTCGCGGACGGGGCGTACAGCCCGGCGGAACGCGACGTGCTGAACACCGTCGGCAACGCGCTGGCGCTGTGCGCCGACGACACCGCCCGCCTGCTCGCCACGGCCAGGACACTGCTCTAG
- a CDS encoding FAD-binding oxidoreductase — protein MTADPSLDTLPLDGLRGAARGDVVVPGDPAYDEARRVYNALHDRRPAVVVRAVDAGDVIAGVLFARENGLPLAVRGGSHAVAGYGTVDDGLVVDLSRMRSVRVDPVTRTARAEGGCTWGDFNHATHAFGLATTGGVVSTTGIAGLTLGGGMGNLARRYGLSCDNLVQADVVTAEGTLVTCDAERHPDLFWALRGGGGNFGVVTSLVYRVHPLSDILGGAVFYPLDGDVARRWRDMNADAPEELNTIFVVALGPEMPFLPERWHGRPICGLLTCFSGPATEDEKVLGLLDELGPVVGRFVERMPYPVINTLFDEQLPPGLYHYWKGNFSRDLSDGAIDVHMRYGETMPSMESDTAIFPIDGACHRVGPEETAFAYRDAAFSAAFGTSHTDPADNEANIAWTRAYDRDLRPHTQEAGYINFMDTDDQDRVRANYRQNYDRLRAVKRRYDPGNVFRLNHNIAP, from the coding sequence ATGACCGCTGATCCCTCACTCGACACCCTGCCCCTCGACGGCCTGCGCGGCGCCGCCCGCGGCGACGTCGTCGTCCCCGGCGACCCCGCCTACGACGAGGCCCGCCGTGTCTACAACGCCCTCCACGACCGCCGCCCGGCCGTCGTGGTCCGCGCCGTGGACGCGGGCGACGTGATCGCCGGCGTCCTGTTCGCCCGGGAGAACGGGCTGCCGCTCGCGGTCCGCGGCGGCAGCCACGCCGTCGCCGGGTACGGCACCGTCGACGACGGTCTCGTCGTCGACCTGTCCCGGATGCGCTCGGTGCGCGTGGACCCCGTGACCCGTACCGCCCGTGCCGAGGGCGGCTGCACCTGGGGCGACTTCAACCACGCCACGCACGCCTTCGGCCTGGCCACCACCGGCGGGGTCGTCTCCACCACCGGCATCGCCGGTCTCACCCTCGGCGGCGGGATGGGCAACCTGGCCCGCCGCTACGGCCTGAGCTGCGACAACCTCGTCCAGGCCGATGTCGTGACGGCCGAGGGCACCCTCGTCACCTGTGACGCCGAGCGGCACCCCGACCTCTTCTGGGCGCTGCGCGGCGGCGGTGGCAACTTCGGTGTCGTCACCTCGCTCGTCTACCGCGTCCACCCGCTGTCGGACATCCTGGGCGGGGCGGTCTTCTACCCCCTCGACGGGGACGTGGCCCGGCGCTGGCGCGACATGAACGCCGACGCCCCCGAGGAGCTCAACACGATCTTCGTCGTCGCCCTCGGACCGGAGATGCCGTTCCTGCCGGAGCGCTGGCACGGACGCCCGATCTGCGGCCTGCTGACCTGCTTCAGCGGCCCCGCCACCGAGGACGAGAAGGTCCTGGGCCTGCTCGACGAGCTGGGCCCGGTCGTCGGCAGGTTCGTGGAGCGGATGCCGTACCCGGTGATCAACACGCTCTTCGACGAGCAGCTGCCGCCGGGGCTCTACCACTACTGGAAGGGGAACTTCAGCCGCGATCTCAGCGACGGCGCGATCGACGTACACATGCGGTACGGCGAGACGATGCCCTCGATGGAGAGCGACACGGCCATCTTCCCGATCGACGGCGCGTGCCACCGGGTCGGCCCGGAGGAGACCGCGTTCGCCTACCGCGACGCCGCCTTCTCGGCCGCGTTCGGTACGAGTCACACCGATCCCGCCGACAACGAGGCGAACATCGCCTGGACGCGCGCGTACGACAGGGATCTGCGTCCGCACACGCAGGAGGCCGGCTACATCAACTTCATGGACACCGACGACCAGGACCGGGTGCGCGCCAACTACCGGCAGAACTACGACCGCTTGCGGGCGGTCAAGCGCCGCTATGACCCCGGCAACGTGTTCCGCCTCAACCACAACATCGCGCCGTAG
- a CDS encoding helix-turn-helix domain-containing protein: MAVPVEHAPAVARARDAAARESWAEAYALLAEADRHPSDALGPGDLDLLADAAWWTGHVDESVAARLRAHAAYVAAGDHRGAGYVAWWLAFEYRCLGRPAAAAGWLHRSRHHLEGEPDCPEQCFLAWTDAEEAQAHHDPGAALAAAQRMERIAHDSGNPDLIALSRQVHAAVLLADGRRAEGLALLDDAMCAVVAGELSGMFTGWLFCLALSQCMEAADFGRAVEWTDAAMSWCEAPWPAATSAPRGTDRPGAPVPLTDNPFRGLCRIHHVEVLDLLGSWALAEAEAGRVCEEVLVDSLDVAAEAQYAAGEIRRRQGRLDAAAVSYAHAHELGRVPQPGLALLRLAQGKADAAVTGLKLALACRSDPDHDLLGRARLLAAQTEVALAVGDLDGAAEAVAELEALADDTAFLRAMADTARGALALARHEPAAPRPLRRALAGWLALRIPYEAAQVRVLLAAADRAAGDEEAARLELAAARATFERLGAVPDARRAAALLAGRHRALPGGLTGREAEVLRLVAEGGTNRDIAQALVISEHTVARHLNNIFAKLDVTSRTAATAYAYAHGLARPAPTARA, translated from the coding sequence ATGGCCGTCCCCGTCGAGCACGCCCCCGCCGTCGCGCGGGCGCGGGACGCGGCGGCCCGGGAGTCGTGGGCCGAGGCGTACGCGCTGCTGGCCGAGGCCGACCGGCATCCCTCCGACGCGCTGGGCCCCGGCGATCTGGACCTCCTCGCGGACGCCGCGTGGTGGACGGGCCATGTGGACGAGTCGGTCGCCGCCCGGCTGCGGGCCCATGCGGCGTACGTGGCCGCGGGTGACCATCGCGGTGCGGGGTACGTGGCGTGGTGGCTGGCGTTCGAGTACCGCTGTCTGGGGCGGCCCGCGGCCGCCGCGGGCTGGCTGCACCGGTCCCGACACCACCTGGAAGGCGAACCGGACTGCCCCGAGCAGTGTTTTCTCGCCTGGACGGACGCGGAGGAGGCGCAGGCGCACCACGACCCGGGCGCGGCGCTCGCCGCCGCCCAGCGCATGGAGCGCATCGCCCACGACTCCGGCAACCCGGACCTGATCGCCCTGAGCCGCCAGGTCCACGCGGCGGTCCTGCTCGCGGACGGCCGCAGGGCGGAGGGCCTGGCCCTCCTCGACGACGCGATGTGCGCGGTCGTGGCGGGCGAGCTGAGCGGCATGTTCACCGGCTGGCTCTTCTGCCTTGCGCTGTCCCAGTGCATGGAGGCGGCGGACTTCGGTCGCGCGGTGGAGTGGACGGACGCGGCGATGTCCTGGTGCGAGGCCCCCTGGCCGGCCGCCACCTCGGCGCCGAGGGGCACCGACCGGCCCGGCGCCCCCGTCCCCCTCACCGACAACCCGTTCCGGGGCCTGTGCCGGATCCACCATGTCGAGGTGCTCGATCTCCTCGGGTCCTGGGCTCTGGCGGAGGCCGAGGCCGGGCGGGTGTGCGAGGAGGTGCTGGTGGACAGCCTGGACGTCGCGGCCGAGGCGCAGTACGCGGCCGGCGAGATCCGGCGCCGTCAGGGACGCCTCGACGCCGCCGCCGTCTCGTACGCGCACGCCCATGAGCTCGGCCGCGTCCCCCAGCCGGGTCTGGCCCTCCTCCGGCTGGCCCAGGGCAAGGCGGACGCCGCCGTGACCGGTCTGAAGCTGGCCCTGGCCTGTCGCAGCGACCCGGACCACGACCTGCTCGGCCGGGCCCGGCTGCTCGCCGCGCAGACGGAGGTGGCGCTGGCGGTCGGCGACCTGGACGGCGCCGCCGAAGCGGTCGCGGAGCTGGAGGCGCTCGCCGACGACACGGCGTTCCTGCGCGCCATGGCCGACACCGCCCGTGGCGCCCTCGCGCTCGCGCGCCACGAGCCGGCCGCCCCGCGCCCGCTGCGCCGCGCACTGGCCGGCTGGCTCGCGCTGCGGATCCCGTACGAGGCCGCGCAGGTACGGGTGCTGCTGGCGGCCGCCGACCGGGCGGCGGGCGACGAGGAGGCCGCCCGGCTGGAGCTCGCGGCGGCCCGGGCGACGTTCGAGCGGCTCGGGGCGGTTCCCGACGCGCGCCGCGCGGCGGCCCTGCTGGCGGGGAGGCACCGCGCTCTGCCCGGTGGCCTGACCGGCCGGGAGGCCGAGGTCCTGCGGCTCGTGGCGGAGGGCGGCACGAACAGGGACATCGCCCAGGCCCTGGTGATCAGCGAGCACACGGTCGCCCGGCACCTGAACAACATCTTCGCCAAGCTCGACGTGACCTCCCGTACCGCCGCCACGGCCTACGCCTACGCCCACGGTCTGGCCCGGCCCGCGCCGACCGCGCGGGCATAG
- a CDS encoding MMPL family transporter codes for MEGRRRIVGWGVLALWVIVIALAAPLAGKLGDVQRDRAVDYLPASADSTQVAKITEQLPGGDSTDLVLVYHRDGGLTPADKATAAREVAQVAAEHPLTSTPRPVPSQDGTTLLYAVSSTEPGTDEEARDALVKDIRATVTGEVGGPGALATDAGEVYESLDGPLLYTTVAVVAALLIVIYRSPFLWLVPLVAAGVADYLSMAVTYALHQGFDISVSGQSTGVMTILVFGAGTDYALLLVSRYREELRRTPRPYDAMVTALRGCGPAVLASSGTVALGMLCLLAADMNSSRGMGPTAAVGVLCALVAMTTLLPALLVVLGRRVFWPLIPAYGSEPKAARRSFFAAMGSSAGRRPLAVLLTGAVALAALALGALNLPGALKQQDSFTSTPEAVAAMKTLAAAYPEQGTQPISVVAPTAGAPRALRTALATEGVANAERGRSGNGWTEISVIAAHPPQSAAETATIRELRDALGDGVYVGGPSAEQLDLTDTNARDRNILVPLVLGVVLLILIVLLRSLVAPLILLAAVVAVWGAALGIGGLVFQSLFGFEGTDPGLALLSFVFLVALGVDYGIFLMHRMREECLNGTEPGAAALTALRTTGGVIASAGLVLAATFAVLVNMPMVQLAELGFVIAVGVLLDTFLVRTYLVTSASVLLGRKVWWPGPLARAPEPAVGQGPERTPVRV; via the coding sequence ATGGAGGGCCGCAGAAGGATCGTCGGCTGGGGGGTGCTGGCCCTGTGGGTGATCGTGATCGCCCTCGCCGCACCCCTCGCCGGGAAGCTCGGCGACGTGCAGCGCGACCGCGCCGTCGACTACCTGCCCGCGAGCGCCGACTCGACCCAGGTCGCGAAGATCACCGAGCAGCTGCCCGGCGGAGACTCCACCGACCTCGTCCTCGTCTACCACCGCGACGGCGGACTGACCCCCGCCGACAAGGCCACCGCAGCCCGGGAGGTGGCGCAGGTCGCCGCCGAGCACCCGCTCACCTCGACCCCGCGACCCGTCCCCTCCCAGGACGGCACCACGCTCCTGTACGCGGTGTCCAGCACCGAGCCCGGCACGGACGAAGAGGCCAGGGACGCACTGGTCAAGGACATCCGCGCGACCGTCACCGGCGAGGTCGGCGGGCCCGGCGCCCTCGCCACCGACGCCGGCGAGGTCTACGAATCCCTCGACGGCCCGCTCCTCTACACGACGGTCGCCGTCGTCGCCGCCCTGCTGATCGTCATCTACCGCAGCCCCTTCCTCTGGCTCGTCCCCCTGGTCGCCGCCGGAGTCGCCGACTACCTCTCCATGGCCGTCACCTACGCCCTCCACCAGGGCTTCGACATCAGCGTCTCCGGCCAGAGCACGGGCGTCATGACGATCCTCGTCTTCGGCGCGGGCACCGACTACGCCCTTCTCCTCGTCTCCCGCTACCGCGAGGAGCTGCGCCGCACCCCGCGCCCGTACGACGCCATGGTCACCGCCCTGCGCGGCTGCGGCCCCGCCGTCCTCGCCTCCTCCGGCACCGTCGCCCTGGGCATGCTCTGCCTGCTCGCCGCCGACATGAACAGCAGCCGGGGGATGGGCCCCACGGCCGCCGTCGGGGTCCTGTGCGCGCTCGTCGCGATGACGACGCTGCTCCCGGCGCTCCTGGTCGTTCTCGGCCGGCGCGTCTTCTGGCCGCTGATCCCGGCGTACGGAAGCGAGCCGAAGGCCGCGCGCCGCTCCTTCTTCGCGGCGATGGGCTCCTCGGCCGGCCGACGCCCGCTCGCCGTCCTCCTCACCGGCGCCGTCGCCCTCGCGGCCCTCGCGCTCGGCGCCCTGAACCTGCCGGGGGCCCTCAAGCAGCAGGACTCCTTCACCTCCACCCCGGAGGCGGTCGCCGCGATGAAGACGCTGGCAGCCGCCTACCCCGAGCAGGGCACCCAGCCCATCAGCGTCGTCGCCCCGACCGCCGGGGCGCCCCGGGCGCTGCGGACCGCCCTCGCCACCGAGGGCGTCGCGAACGCCGAACGCGGCCGCAGCGGCAACGGCTGGACGGAGATCTCCGTCATCGCCGCGCACCCGCCGCAGTCCGCCGCCGAGACCGCGACCATCAGAGAGCTGCGGGACGCGCTCGGCGACGGCGTGTACGTCGGCGGGCCCAGCGCCGAACAGCTCGATCTGACCGACACCAACGCCCGCGACCGGAACATCCTCGTCCCGCTCGTCCTGGGCGTCGTCCTGCTCATCCTGATCGTGCTGCTGCGCAGCCTCGTCGCGCCGCTGATCCTGCTCGCCGCCGTGGTCGCCGTCTGGGGCGCGGCCCTCGGTATCGGCGGACTCGTCTTCCAGTCCCTCTTCGGCTTCGAGGGCACCGACCCGGGCCTGGCCCTGCTCTCCTTCGTCTTCCTCGTCGCCCTGGGCGTCGACTACGGCATCTTCCTGATGCACCGGATGCGCGAGGAGTGCCTGAACGGTACGGAGCCGGGGGCGGCCGCCCTGACCGCCCTGCGCACGACCGGCGGGGTGATCGCCTCGGCCGGGCTCGTTCTCGCCGCGACCTTCGCGGTCCTCGTCAACATGCCGATGGTGCAGCTGGCCGAGCTCGGTTTCGTGATCGCGGTCGGCGTCCTGCTCGACACGTTCCTGGTCCGCACCTACCTCGTCACCAGCGCGAGCGTGCTGCTCGGCCGGAAGGTGTGGTGGCCGGGACCGCTGGCCAGGGCGCCGGAGCCGGCCGTCGGTCAGGGTCCGGAGCGGACTCCCGTACGGGTGTGA